Proteins encoded in a region of the Zunongwangia endophytica genome:
- a CDS encoding Lrp/AsnC ligand binding domain-containing protein → MKIIDQNVVIDGIDKTILNFLMEDAKRPILEIAKNIGITGAAVHQRLRKLEKSGLIEGSRLIIDPKLLGYKTMAYVGVYLDKAVSNPLAVNKLREIPEVIECHYTTGNWSIFIKVLCKDNEHLMKVLNKNIQGIEGVSRTETFISLNQQISRQIKI, encoded by the coding sequence ATGAAGATTATAGACCAAAATGTCGTTATCGATGGTATCGACAAAACCATCCTTAATTTCTTAATGGAAGATGCCAAACGACCAATTTTAGAAATTGCAAAAAACATCGGGATTACAGGAGCCGCAGTGCACCAAAGACTTAGAAAATTAGAAAAATCTGGACTAATTGAAGGCTCCAGACTAATTATAGATCCAAAGTTACTAGGCTACAAAACGATGGCTTATGTTGGTGTTTACTTAGATAAGGCCGTTAGCAATCCACTTGCCGTGAATAAGCTGAGAGAAATACCAGAAGTTATCGAATGTCACTATACCACTGGTAATTGGTCTATATTCATAAAAGTACTTTGTAAGGACAACGAACACCTAATGAAAGTATTGAATAAAAACATCCAGGGCATCGAAGGTGTTTCGCGTACAGAAACCTTTATTTCGTTAAATCAACAAATAAGTCGACAAATTAAGATTTGA
- the tyrS gene encoding tyrosine--tRNA ligase: MNKNFVEELTWRGMIHDVMPGTEEHLNEEMRAAYVGIDPTADSLHIGHLVGVMMLRHFQLAGHKPYALVGGATGMIGDPSGKSAERNLLDEATLRHNENSIKEQLSRFLNFDGAEENTAVLVNNYDWMKDFSFLGFIRDVGKHISVNYMMAKDSVKKRLSSDASEGMSFTEFTYQMVQGYDFLHLFREHSCTLQMGGSDQWGNITTGTEMIRRIGEGKGYALTCPLITKADGTKFGKTEGGNIWLDANRTSPYKFYQYWLNTSDTDAEKYIKIFTFLSKEEIEELTAKHQEAPHLRELQKVLAKEVTIMVHSEEEYNNAVKASEVLFGKSTAEDLKSLNEATFLDVFEGVPQAEVSRADVEAGLDMIAALSAKTGFLKSNGEARRALKENSVSVNKEKVKEDYKITLDDLINNRYVILNKGKKNTYILVVA; this comes from the coding sequence ATGAACAAAAATTTTGTTGAAGAGCTTACCTGGCGCGGTATGATTCACGATGTGATGCCGGGAACAGAGGAACATTTAAACGAAGAAATGCGTGCTGCTTATGTAGGTATCGATCCAACGGCAGATTCGTTACATATTGGTCACCTGGTTGGTGTAATGATGTTACGTCATTTTCAATTAGCCGGGCATAAACCGTATGCATTGGTTGGTGGAGCAACAGGAATGATTGGTGATCCTTCTGGGAAATCTGCAGAGCGTAATCTTTTAGATGAAGCTACTTTAAGACATAACGAGAACTCGATTAAAGAACAACTTTCAAGATTTTTAAATTTTGATGGAGCTGAAGAAAACACTGCGGTTTTAGTGAACAACTACGACTGGATGAAGGACTTTTCGTTCCTTGGTTTTATTCGAGATGTAGGGAAACATATTTCTGTAAATTATATGATGGCCAAAGACTCGGTAAAAAAACGTCTATCTTCAGATGCTTCAGAAGGGATGTCTTTTACAGAGTTTACTTACCAGATGGTGCAAGGTTACGATTTTCTACATTTGTTTAGAGAGCATAGCTGTACGCTGCAAATGGGAGGTAGCGACCAATGGGGAAACATCACTACGGGAACAGAGATGATTCGTCGAATTGGTGAAGGCAAAGGATACGCTCTTACCTGCCCGCTAATTACTAAAGCCGACGGAACAAAATTTGGAAAGACTGAAGGCGGAAATATCTGGCTGGATGCTAATAGAACTTCACCTTATAAATTTTACCAATATTGGTTAAATACCAGTGATACTGATGCCGAAAAATATATAAAGATCTTTACATTTTTAAGTAAAGAGGAAATTGAAGAATTGACGGCAAAGCATCAAGAAGCGCCTCATTTAAGAGAACTTCAAAAAGTATTGGCGAAGGAAGTTACTATAATGGTGCATTCTGAAGAAGAGTATAACAATGCGGTAAAAGCTTCGGAAGTATTATTCGGAAAAAGTACTGCGGAAGATCTAAAATCTTTAAATGAAGCAACCTTTTTAGATGTATTTGAAGGCGTGCCTCAAGCTGAAGTTTCCAGAGCTGATGTTGAAGCAGGTTTAGATATGATTGCTGCACTTTCTGCTAAAACCGGATTTTTGAAATCTAACGGAGAAGCAAGAAGAGCTTTAAAGGAGAATTCAGTTTCAGTAAATAAAGAGAAAGTAAAAGAAGATTATAAAATTACCTTGGACGACTTGATTAATAACAGGTATGTAATCCTGAATAAAGGGAAAAAGAATACGTATATCCTGGTTGTAGCTTAA
- a CDS encoding DUF4296 domain-containing protein: protein MRFFKYSLIFVIFIGISCQDVKHVSKPNNLIPQDKMVDILTEIVLVNSARNYNKVMLEKSGIKPNQYIYQKFAIDSVQFEKSNEYYSENYNDYVSIFDKVKDSLDALKEHYNKLTEEEKKIEDSLNKIKLDKNRPDLKKEIDSIEVEVDSIAKDSADAAILDSIKAKETTRLRKATR from the coding sequence ATGAGATTCTTTAAGTACAGCCTGATTTTTGTAATCTTTATTGGTATTTCTTGCCAGGATGTAAAGCATGTAAGTAAACCAAATAATCTTATTCCTCAGGATAAGATGGTGGATATACTTACAGAGATTGTTTTGGTGAATTCCGCGCGAAATTATAATAAGGTTATGTTGGAAAAAAGCGGAATAAAACCTAATCAATATATCTACCAAAAATTTGCTATCGACAGTGTTCAGTTTGAAAAAAGCAACGAGTATTATTCTGAAAATTACAACGACTACGTAAGTATTTTCGATAAAGTGAAAGACTCACTTGATGCTCTTAAAGAACATTATAATAAGCTAACTGAAGAGGAGAAGAAAATCGAGGACTCTTTAAACAAGATCAAATTAGATAAAAACCGACCAGATTTAAAAAAGGAGATCGATTCTATCGAAGTTGAAGTTGATAGCATTGCTAAGGACAGCGCAGATGCAGCAATATTGGATAGTATAAAAGCTAAAGAAACTACGCGACTTAGAAAGGCTACACGTTAA
- a CDS encoding uroporphyrinogen-III synthase produces the protein MKVKTILVSQPEPKIENSPYFELEEKLKVKVDFIPFIHVEGVSSKEVRQQKVDLSKHTAIILTSRNAVDHFFRVAEEMRFKVPDSLKYFCLSEAVAYYLQKYVVYRKRKIYVGKRTFEELSPLIKKYKNEKFLLPSSDMLKPVIPKTLDKLGVQWKQAVFYKTVVSDLTHLSEVTYDILVFFSPSGIKSLFENFPDFKQNNTRIAVFGNTTIKAAKDHGLTVDIKAPTSETPSMTMALNKYIAEVNKK, from the coding sequence ATGAAAGTGAAAACAATTTTGGTTTCTCAGCCAGAACCTAAAATAGAAAACTCTCCATATTTTGAACTGGAGGAAAAGCTAAAGGTTAAAGTTGATTTCATCCCATTTATACATGTAGAAGGTGTTTCTTCTAAGGAAGTTAGACAACAAAAAGTAGATCTTTCTAAGCATACTGCCATAATACTTACCAGTAGAAATGCTGTGGATCACTTTTTTAGAGTTGCTGAAGAGATGAGGTTTAAAGTGCCAGATTCTCTAAAGTATTTTTGTCTTAGTGAAGCAGTCGCCTATTACCTACAGAAATACGTAGTTTACAGAAAACGAAAAATTTACGTTGGTAAACGTACTTTTGAAGAATTATCTCCTCTTATAAAAAAATATAAGAACGAGAAATTTTTGCTACCATCTTCAGACATGCTTAAACCTGTAATTCCTAAAACTTTAGATAAGTTAGGCGTGCAATGGAAACAAGCAGTTTTTTATAAAACGGTAGTAAGTGATCTTACTCATCTTAGCGAAGTAACTTACGATATTCTAGTATTTTTTAGTCCTAGCGGAATCAAATCTTTATTTGAAAACTTCCCGGATTTTAAACAAAACAATACCCGAATTGCTGTTTTTGGTAACACTACGATTAAAGCAGCGAAAGATCACGGATTAACAGTAGACATAAAAGCGCCAACATCAGAGACTCCTTCTATGACGATGGCTCTTAACAAATACATTGCAGAAGTTAATAAGAAATAA
- a CDS encoding saccharopine dehydrogenase family protein: MKQILLIGAGKSTAVLIRYLSEKSLEENFKIIVADKELAAAEKAIQNHQNCSAVQFDIFKPEALEKHIASAAIVISMLPARFHIKIAKACLKLKKNLVTASYISAEMKALNAEVKKAGLIFMNEVGVDPGIDHMSAMQVIDRIRDDGGKMIMFESFCGGLIAPESDTNLWNYKFTWNPRNVVVAGQGGVAEFIQEGKYKYIPYHRLFRRTEFLDIENYGRFEAYANRNSLDYREAYGLDDVLTLYRGTIRRVGFSRAWNMFVQLGMTDDSFKMQNSENMTYREFVNSFLPYSPTDSVELKLRHNLKIDQDDIIWEKLLDLDLFNPKKTIGIKDATPAQALQKILEEQWKLSSEDKDMLVMYHKFGYELDGDKKQIDATMVCIGKNQTETAMAKTVGLTVGIATIKILKKEITTPGVHLPISREVYKPILKELQQNGIIFKEKQTNYLGYNAIGGVSN; encoded by the coding sequence ATGAAACAAATCCTTTTAATTGGTGCAGGAAAATCTACCGCCGTCCTTATTCGCTATCTTTCTGAAAAATCTTTAGAAGAAAACTTCAAAATTATTGTTGCTGATAAGGAATTAGCTGCTGCAGAAAAAGCCATTCAAAATCACCAAAACTGCAGCGCAGTTCAATTCGATATTTTTAAGCCTGAAGCGCTCGAAAAACATATCGCTTCGGCAGCTATTGTAATTTCCATGCTACCGGCAAGATTTCATATAAAAATCGCCAAAGCATGTCTTAAATTGAAAAAGAATCTGGTTACTGCCTCTTACATAAGTGCAGAGATGAAAGCTCTAAATGCTGAAGTGAAAAAGGCCGGACTTATATTTATGAATGAAGTTGGCGTTGATCCCGGAATAGATCACATGAGTGCCATGCAGGTGATTGACAGAATTAGAGATGATGGAGGGAAAATGATTATGTTTGAATCTTTTTGTGGCGGACTTATAGCTCCTGAAAGTGATACCAATTTATGGAATTATAAATTCACATGGAATCCTAGAAACGTAGTGGTTGCCGGGCAAGGTGGTGTTGCTGAATTTATTCAGGAAGGCAAATACAAATACATTCCTTATCACCGGTTGTTTAGAAGAACAGAGTTTTTAGACATTGAAAATTATGGCAGATTTGAAGCTTACGCCAATCGCAATTCTTTAGATTATCGCGAAGCTTACGGACTCGACGATGTCCTAACACTTTACCGCGGCACGATACGCCGGGTAGGTTTTAGCCGAGCCTGGAACATGTTTGTACAACTGGGGATGACGGATGATAGTTTCAAAATGCAAAACTCAGAAAACATGACTTATAGAGAGTTTGTAAATTCTTTCCTTCCCTATTCCCCAACAGATTCGGTTGAGCTAAAATTGCGACACAATCTTAAGATCGATCAAGACGATATTATATGGGAAAAGTTACTAGACTTAGATCTCTTTAACCCTAAAAAGACTATTGGAATAAAAGATGCAACACCGGCGCAGGCACTTCAGAAAATTCTTGAAGAACAATGGAAATTATCTTCAGAAGATAAAGATATGCTCGTAATGTATCATAAGTTTGGATATGAACTTGATGGCGATAAAAAACAGATTGACGCCACTATGGTATGCATTGGCAAAAATCAAACAGAAACCGCAATGGCTAAAACCGTAGGATTAACTGTTGGCATCGCGACAATAAAAATTCTAAAAAAAGAAATTACCACTCCAGGTGTGCATTTGCCAATTTCGAGGGAAGTTTACAAGCCCATTTTAAAAGAACTTCAACAAAACGGTATCATTTTTAAAGAAAAGCAAACGAACTACTTAGGCTATAACGCAATAGGTGGTGTAAGCAATTAG
- a CDS encoding dihydroorotase, translating into MKKVLIKNAKIVNEGKITEGDVFIEDGIIREIAETISAKSPDVQIFDAEGSHLLPGVIDDQVHFREPGLTHKEDIERGSKAAVAGGITSFIEMPNTLPQTTTIAELDKKFQLAAEKSYANYSFMFGGTNDNLEEILKVDPKKTAALKLFLGSSTGNMLVDDQKVLEEIFSKSPLMIAVHCEDEATIQNNLKECIERYGDDIPIELHPKIRSEEACYKSSSNAVKLAKKTGARLHVFHVSTAKELELFSNKKQLKDKKITAEVCIHHLWFNDTDYQKKGTFIKWNPAVKTEKDQEALMKALNEDKLDVIATDHAPHTKQEKQNPYTKAPSGGPLVQHALPAMLQFYHQEKITLEKIVEKMCHNPAILFNIKDRGYIREGYKADLVLVDLNAPWQVKSDNILYKCGWSPFEGVTFKSRITHTFVNGKLVYKNFKHQPFANVAQQLEFDR; encoded by the coding sequence ATGAAGAAAGTCCTGATAAAAAACGCCAAAATCGTAAACGAAGGCAAGATTACAGAAGGTGACGTTTTTATAGAAGATGGAATTATAAGAGAGATTGCTGAAACCATTAGTGCAAAATCGCCAGATGTGCAGATTTTTGATGCTGAAGGAAGTCATCTTTTACCTGGAGTTATTGATGATCAGGTACATTTTAGAGAACCTGGTTTAACTCATAAAGAGGATATCGAAAGAGGAAGTAAGGCAGCCGTGGCTGGTGGGATTACTTCATTTATCGAAATGCCTAATACGCTACCACAAACCACTACGATAGCTGAGCTCGATAAGAAATTTCAGCTGGCGGCCGAAAAGTCTTACGCGAACTATTCTTTTATGTTTGGCGGTACTAACGATAATTTAGAAGAAATACTAAAGGTTGATCCTAAAAAGACAGCAGCTCTAAAATTGTTTTTAGGTTCTTCTACCGGTAATATGTTGGTGGACGATCAAAAAGTATTAGAGGAAATTTTCTCGAAGTCGCCATTAATGATCGCAGTACATTGTGAGGACGAGGCGACGATACAGAATAATCTAAAGGAATGTATAGAGCGTTATGGCGACGATATTCCAATAGAGCTTCACCCCAAAATAAGAAGTGAAGAAGCTTGTTATAAATCTTCTTCAAATGCAGTAAAGCTTGCTAAAAAAACCGGAGCGAGATTACATGTCTTTCATGTTTCTACGGCTAAGGAGTTAGAGCTTTTCAGCAATAAAAAACAATTAAAGGATAAAAAGATCACTGCAGAGGTTTGCATTCATCATCTTTGGTTTAACGATACTGATTATCAAAAAAAGGGTACGTTTATTAAATGGAATCCTGCTGTAAAAACAGAGAAAGATCAGGAAGCTTTAATGAAGGCTTTAAACGAGGATAAGTTAGACGTTATTGCGACCGATCATGCTCCTCATACCAAGCAGGAAAAGCAAAATCCATATACTAAAGCGCCAAGTGGCGGCCCATTGGTACAACATGCATTGCCGGCAATGCTTCAGTTTTATCATCAGGAGAAAATAACTTTAGAGAAGATTGTAGAAAAGATGTGTCATAATCCTGCAATATTGTTTAATATTAAAGATCGTGGTTACATTCGTGAGGGATATAAAGCAGATTTAGTGCTTGTAGATCTTAACGCACCATGGCAGGTAAAATCTGATAATATCTTGTACAAATGTGGATGGTCTCCTTTTGAAGGAGTTACCTTTAAATCTAGAATCACCCATACTTTTGTAAACGGGAAATTGGTGTACAAGAACTTTAAGCACCAGCCTTTTGCGAATGTGGCACAGCAATTGGAGTTTGATAGATAA
- a CDS encoding polyprenol monophosphomannose synthase, with product MVHGLIIIPTYNEIENIERLVRNIFSQQRKFHILVVDDSSPDGTATRVRTLQAEYPDSLFLEERKEKTGLGTAYIHGFKWALKREYDYVFEMDADFSHNPNDLIRLYNSCKREDADVAIGSRYVTGVNVINWPMNRVLMSWLASKYVRLITGMDIHDTTAGYVCYKRDVLEQIKLDKIQFVGYAFQIEMKFKSHLLGYKITEVPVIFTDRTRGTSKMSGSIIYEAVFGVIKMKVKSLFNRRR from the coding sequence ATGGTTCATGGGCTAATTATAATACCCACGTACAATGAAATTGAAAATATTGAGCGGCTGGTAAGAAATATTTTTTCCCAACAGCGCAAATTTCATATTTTGGTGGTGGATGATAGTTCACCCGATGGTACCGCAACCAGAGTAAGAACGTTACAGGCAGAGTATCCTGATTCACTTTTTCTTGAAGAGCGAAAAGAAAAAACGGGCTTAGGTACTGCTTATATACATGGTTTTAAGTGGGCCTTAAAAAGGGAATATGATTACGTTTTTGAAATGGATGCCGATTTTTCCCATAATCCCAACGATCTTATACGTTTATATAATTCTTGTAAAAGAGAAGATGCAGATGTGGCAATAGGATCCAGATATGTAACCGGGGTTAATGTGATTAATTGGCCTATGAATAGGGTCTTAATGTCTTGGCTCGCTTCTAAATATGTTCGGTTAATTACTGGTATGGACATTCATGATACCACGGCGGGATATGTTTGTTATAAGCGAGATGTTTTAGAGCAGATCAAGTTGGATAAAATACAATTTGTGGGCTATGCATTTCAAATAGAGATGAAATTTAAATCTCATCTATTGGGATATAAGATTACTGAAGTTCCAGTTATTTTTACCGATAGAACCAGAGGAACCTCCAAAATGAGCGGCTCAATTATTTATGAAGCTGTCTTTGGAGTAATAAAAATGAAAGTAAAAAGTCTGTTTAACAGAAGAAGATAG
- the pckA gene encoding phosphoenolpyruvate carboxykinase (ATP) — MDSKGIVSKTIALSKYGIENGNVNYQLSPKKLQKITIEKGQGEETKNGVLAIKTGKFTGRSPKDRFIVEDEVTKDQVWWGDINIPFSASKFDKLYNKVTKYLSAKELYVRDAYACADPQYRLNIRVINEYPWSNMFAYNMFLRPSEEDLEKFEEDWVVINAPGFKANPEVDGTRQENFAILNFNKKIALIGGTGYTGEIKKGIFSALNLILPVYKNTLPMHCSANVGEQEDTAIFFGLSGTGKTTLSADPKRKLIGDDEHGWSPEDKIFNFEGGCYAKVINLSKENEPDIFQAIKPGAILENIVFKDGEVDYSDTSITQNTRVSYPIDHIQNIQKPSVGENPKNIFFLTADAFGVLPPLSKLNPGQAAYHFISGYTAKVAGTEEGINEPKPSFSACFGAPFMPLHPTKYAEMLSAKMKKANVNVWLVNTGWTGGPYGIGERMKLKYTRAMIDAALAGVFENINFEKEESFGLEIPKECPNVPSEVLKPRNTWSDKEAYDEKAEHLANSFVKNFEKFEKYANPEILAGGPVNYEYNS, encoded by the coding sequence ATGGATTCTAAAGGCATAGTTTCGAAAACGATTGCGTTGAGTAAGTACGGAATTGAAAATGGCAACGTAAATTATCAATTATCACCTAAAAAACTTCAAAAAATAACTATTGAAAAAGGCCAAGGTGAAGAAACGAAGAATGGTGTACTCGCTATAAAAACCGGTAAGTTTACCGGAAGATCTCCCAAAGATCGATTTATCGTTGAAGATGAAGTTACTAAAGATCAGGTATGGTGGGGAGATATTAATATTCCGTTCTCAGCGTCCAAATTCGATAAATTATATAATAAAGTTACGAAGTACCTTTCGGCTAAGGAGCTTTATGTTAGAGATGCTTATGCATGTGCCGATCCACAATATCGTCTAAATATTAGAGTTATTAACGAATATCCATGGTCTAATATGTTTGCCTACAACATGTTCTTAAGACCTTCGGAAGAAGACTTAGAAAAATTCGAAGAAGATTGGGTTGTTATAAATGCTCCCGGTTTTAAAGCAAATCCTGAAGTTGACGGAACGCGACAGGAGAATTTCGCAATATTAAACTTCAATAAAAAGATTGCTTTAATTGGTGGCACTGGTTATACGGGAGAAATTAAAAAAGGAATTTTTTCAGCATTAAATTTAATTCTGCCTGTTTACAAAAACACATTGCCAATGCATTGCTCGGCAAATGTAGGAGAGCAAGAAGATACTGCCATATTTTTTGGATTATCGGGTACAGGAAAAACCACACTTTCTGCCGATCCTAAACGAAAATTAATTGGGGACGATGAGCATGGCTGGTCGCCGGAAGATAAGATCTTTAATTTTGAAGGTGGTTGCTATGCAAAGGTTATTAATTTATCCAAGGAGAATGAACCCGATATTTTCCAGGCTATTAAACCTGGTGCAATTTTAGAGAATATTGTTTTTAAGGATGGGGAGGTTGATTATTCTGATACCAGTATTACGCAAAATACCAGAGTAAGCTATCCAATTGATCATATTCAAAATATTCAGAAACCATCTGTAGGCGAAAATCCTAAGAATATTTTCTTTTTAACTGCCGATGCCTTCGGAGTACTGCCTCCATTAAGTAAGCTGAATCCCGGGCAGGCTGCCTATCATTTTATAAGTGGCTATACCGCAAAAGTGGCAGGAACAGAGGAAGGTATTAATGAACCGAAACCAAGTTTTTCAGCATGTTTTGGAGCTCCTTTTATGCCGTTACACCCTACAAAGTATGCCGAAATGCTAAGTGCGAAAATGAAAAAAGCCAATGTGAATGTATGGTTAGTAAATACAGGCTGGACAGGTGGACCCTACGGGATAGGCGAACGGATGAAATTAAAATACACCAGAGCTATGATCGATGCTGCCTTAGCGGGAGTTTTCGAAAATATTAATTTTGAAAAAGAGGAATCTTTCGGTCTGGAAATTCCTAAAGAATGTCCAAACGTGCCATCAGAAGTTTTAAAGCCCAGAAATACCTGGAGTGATAAAGAAGCTTACGACGAAAAAGCGGAACATTTAGCTAATAGTTTTGTGAAAAATTTCGAAAAATTTGAGAAATATGCTAATCCTGAGATTTTAGCGGGAGGTCCTGTTAATTACGAATATAACTCTTAG
- a CDS encoding DUF4271 domain-containing protein → MIVIVRNLYTNRFNEFLSILTSNKFMLFRGKENNPFHGFNILLFSVNALSVSVLIFWFYKFYNSPPAENYIFIYIRILTAYVCFILLKFGVEKILSNIFDMDQAIDLYLFQKLSYRNYIALLIFPMTLLLIYTINITDLWVYGIGGFILLANLTGIFNIFKQHQKLITGNWFYFILYLCALEIAPYYILYKLIVVY, encoded by the coding sequence ATGATTGTAATCGTTAGGAACCTTTACACGAATCGTTTTAACGAATTCCTTTCCATACTCACTTCCAACAAATTTATGCTGTTTAGAGGAAAAGAGAACAATCCTTTTCATGGATTTAACATTTTGCTATTCAGCGTGAATGCGCTCTCAGTCTCGGTTCTTATTTTCTGGTTTTATAAGTTTTACAATAGTCCTCCTGCAGAGAATTATATATTCATTTACATTAGGATTCTTACTGCTTATGTATGTTTCATACTTCTTAAATTCGGAGTTGAGAAAATTCTTTCTAATATTTTTGATATGGATCAGGCGATAGACCTCTATCTATTTCAGAAATTAAGCTATCGGAACTACATCGCATTACTAATTTTCCCGATGACGCTTTTATTAATTTACACCATAAATATTACTGATTTATGGGTTTATGGGATAGGTGGCTTTATACTTCTAGCAAATTTAACAGGTATATTTAACATCTTTAAACAACATCAAAAGTTAATAACAGGCAACTGGTTTTATTTTATTTTGTACCTTTGCGCTCTCGAAATTGCCCCTTATTATATTTTATATAAACTGATTGTAGTTTATTAA
- a CDS encoding NAD-dependent epimerase/dehydratase family protein — translation MILVTGGTGLVGAHLLLKLAEEKQHIRATHRATSDLHKTLEVFSYYHSKEEAERYFKKIEWVVAEITNIPQLNDVFKNITQVYHCAALVSFNPKDEKALRKINIEGTANIVNQCIANKVDKLCYVSSIASLGKPVISSEPTTEITNWNPEANNSDYAISKYGAEIEVWRASQEGVKVIIVNPGVILGPGFWKKGSGQIFTRIQNGLNYHFPKVTGFVGVKDVVDAMLKLMASEIYNERFILVAENLSFQKIFNLTAESINKLKPTKPLKKWMIALGWFFQKIASIFGVKQSITKSDISGIFQKSTYDNKKIKKDIIFKFTPIEKVIEETGSYFLKDQKVK, via the coding sequence ATGATTTTAGTAACAGGAGGCACTGGTTTGGTAGGCGCTCATTTGCTTTTAAAACTAGCAGAAGAAAAACAGCATATAAGAGCCACACATCGCGCTACAAGCGATTTGCATAAAACGCTAGAGGTATTTTCGTACTATCATTCTAAGGAAGAAGCAGAACGATATTTCAAAAAAATTGAATGGGTTGTTGCTGAAATTACCAACATTCCTCAATTAAACGATGTTTTTAAAAATATAACGCAAGTTTATCATTGTGCCGCACTGGTTTCTTTTAATCCTAAAGATGAAAAAGCCTTACGAAAAATTAATATCGAAGGAACCGCGAATATCGTTAATCAATGCATTGCTAACAAAGTGGATAAGCTTTGTTATGTAAGCAGTATTGCAAGTTTAGGCAAGCCTGTAATTTCTTCTGAACCTACTACGGAAATCACCAATTGGAATCCTGAAGCAAATAACAGCGATTATGCTATTTCTAAATATGGTGCTGAAATTGAAGTATGGCGAGCTTCGCAGGAAGGTGTAAAAGTTATAATTGTAAACCCTGGAGTGATTCTTGGACCTGGATTTTGGAAAAAAGGAAGCGGACAGATTTTTACCCGCATCCAAAACGGACTAAACTATCATTTCCCTAAAGTTACAGGCTTTGTAGGTGTAAAAGATGTAGTTGATGCCATGCTAAAATTAATGGCTTCAGAAATTTATAATGAACGATTTATACTAGTAGCAGAGAATCTAAGCTTTCAGAAAATATTTAATCTTACTGCAGAAAGTATCAATAAACTAAAACCCACAAAACCTCTAAAAAAATGGATGATTGCTTTGGGCTGGTTCTTTCAGAAAATAGCATCTATTTTCGGAGTTAAACAAAGTATCACCAAAAGCGATATTTCTGGAATTTTCCAAAAATCTACTTACGATAATAAGAAAATTAAAAAGGATATTATTTTTAAATTTACTCCTATAGAAAAAGTAATCGAAGAAACCGGAAGCTACTTTTTAAAAGATCAAAAAGTAAAATAA
- a CDS encoding DUF423 domain-containing protein, whose product MTRRFLITGGIFGMLAVIFGAFGAHGLKSVLDAETLNSFETGVKYQMYHALLFIALANFGKIQTTILYWFFCIGVIFFSGSIYLLSLDQLAGLDLSSIALVTPLGGAFLIVGWTLLIFKAFRLNYQ is encoded by the coding sequence ATGACACGTAGATTTTTAATTACGGGAGGAATATTTGGCATGCTAGCAGTTATTTTTGGTGCTTTTGGAGCGCATGGATTAAAGAGTGTGCTAGATGCAGAAACCTTAAATTCGTTTGAGACCGGTGTAAAATATCAAATGTATCATGCGCTTTTGTTTATTGCTTTAGCCAATTTTGGAAAAATTCAGACTACTATTTTATATTGGTTCTTCTGTATAGGTGTTATATTTTTTAGCGGATCTATTTATTTACTGAGCCTGGATCAGTTAGCTGGATTAGATCTTAGTAGCATCGCATTGGTGACTCCGCTTGGAGGAGCTTTTTTAATTGTTGGTTGGACACTTCTTATATTTAAAGCGTTTAGGTTAAATTATCAATAA